GACCCGGTTCAGGGGACATGGGAGCTTAGTCCTCCTTTACCTGCAGATTTCAGATCTGgaaactcttcttcttcattgtCCTCCGCCATGTTCAAAGGGAGATTCTATGTCTATGGGATATATTCTTGTTTTGTTGCTTCCTTCGATCTCAAGCAACGGATTTGGAGTGATGTTCAGACGCTTAGGCCTCACCTGGGCGTCGCTTTCTGCTTCTTGATTCCATGTAGCAAACATCTCCTTCTTGCTGGCGTTTGCAATTCCCCGCAAGGAGGGTGTTCCTTTAACCTCTGGAAGGTCGACGAGGGAACCATGGAGGTCTCTGAGATTGGGGCAATGCCGCGTGAACTGCTCTATGCCTTGTTTGATGGCGACGAGGACGA
The sequence above is drawn from the Arachis hypogaea cultivar Tifrunner chromosome 4, arahy.Tifrunner.gnm2.J5K5, whole genome shotgun sequence genome and encodes:
- the LOC112796763 gene encoding F-box/kelch-repeat protein At3g24760-like — protein: MESITSPQRTTSPSPLTQPPILGSSSQPSHENLVDIEDRLDVEIYDPVQGTWELSPPLPADFRSGNSSSSLSSAMFKGRFYVYGIYSCFVASFDLKQRIWSDVQTLRPHLGVAFCFLIPCSKHLLLAGVCNSPQGGCSFNLWKVDEGTMEVSEIGAMPRELLYALFDGDEDDEFASLKCVGLDDLVYVFNEDYRSVYPSCVCEIDADSGRCSWRRVPQLPSPVNKFHKVISFCSTLSLHSILGDEDEHLQIQ